The following coding sequences are from one Granulicella arctica window:
- a CDS encoding 4-hydroxy-3-methylbut-2-enyl diphosphate reductase — translation MTTPTLDPVDTSQTGNPVSTKRVLLLKPRGFCAGVVRAIDIVQIALDTFGAPIYVRKEIVHNSYVVNDLAKKGAIFVNELDEVPEGARVIYSAHGVSPAVRERAKERGLKVVDATCPLVTKVHVEAIKFAKQGYSLVLVGHRDHEEVEGTQGEAPDVTQVVSTVEEVAALVVPDPNKVAYLTQTTLSLDEAHYMIEALKKKFPNIVGPHAQDICYATENRQTAVKKVAHGADLVLVVGSRNSSNSNRLVEVSKNLDTNSYLIDMAEAIQPEWLDGVNTVAVTAGASAPEVLVKDVVEYLQSKGYGDVDEVEVMPENVRFGLPPEIVQAIQPAPSVARQ, via the coding sequence GTGACGACACCCACTCTTGATCCCGTAGATACCTCCCAAACAGGCAACCCAGTTTCAACGAAACGCGTCCTGCTGTTGAAGCCGCGAGGCTTTTGCGCTGGCGTTGTCCGCGCCATCGACATCGTGCAGATTGCGTTGGATACGTTTGGCGCGCCGATCTATGTGCGGAAAGAGATCGTGCATAACAGCTATGTTGTGAACGATCTTGCAAAGAAGGGTGCGATCTTCGTCAACGAACTGGACGAGGTGCCCGAGGGTGCCCGTGTTATCTACTCCGCGCATGGCGTTTCGCCTGCGGTGCGAGAACGGGCAAAAGAACGCGGCCTGAAGGTCGTCGACGCAACCTGTCCGCTGGTCACCAAGGTTCACGTCGAAGCCATTAAATTCGCGAAACAAGGCTATTCGCTGGTGCTTGTCGGGCACCGCGACCACGAAGAGGTCGAAGGCACCCAAGGTGAGGCTCCGGATGTAACTCAGGTGGTTTCGACGGTGGAAGAGGTCGCAGCGCTGGTCGTTCCCGATCCCAATAAGGTCGCTTATCTGACGCAGACGACGCTCTCGCTGGACGAAGCGCACTACATGATCGAAGCCCTCAAGAAGAAGTTTCCGAACATCGTCGGACCGCACGCGCAGGACATCTGCTACGCCACAGAAAATCGCCAGACGGCAGTAAAGAAAGTGGCCCACGGTGCAGACTTGGTGCTGGTCGTCGGTTCGCGAAATAGCTCGAATTCAAATCGCCTGGTTGAAGTTTCGAAAAACTTGGACACCAACTCCTATCTCATCGACATGGCAGAGGCGATTCAGCCAGAGTGGCTCGATGGGGTGAACACGGTAGCCGTCACCGCGGGGGCATCCGCGCCCGAGGTGCTGGTCAAAGACGTTGTCGAATATCTTCAGTCCAAAGGATATGGCGATGTCGACGAGGTAGAAGTCATGCCGGAAAATGTACGCTTCGGTCTGCCGCCTGAGATCGTTCAGGCGATTCAACCTGCACCATCGGTAGCCCGTCAGTAA
- the shc gene encoding squalene--hopene cyclase: MSTLPRNPQTATKSAQPRYGRMDLGLEHVASGIARAKDWLLGKQHPDGYWCGELEADVMLEADYIFMHTLLGTGDAGKMQRALNEILRHQNEDGGWSQFPGGPSNINYGVKSYLALKLMGWSAEHPLLVKAREWILANGGVVECNTFTKIYLCALGQYEYDAVPAVPPEIVLFPNWFYFNIYEISSWSRGILVPLSIIYANKPFKKIAPEQGIDELFVGGRANANLHLRWDKKRLFGWRNFFLALDRLMHWAERIHIRPLRKIAIKKAEKWMLARFEKSDGLGAIYPAMLNSIVAMRVLGYSLDDPQMIRAMDEFEKLGIDCPEGEPEYPTPTFRMQPCFPPVWDTAQVVSALGEAGLSKTDPRLLKAADWLLSKEVRHKGDWAEKVKNVEPGGWYFEFNNEFYPDVDDTGEVLLALNCVDNPRERYQHEVCQRALNWIWAMQCKNGGWAAFDKDNTKTIFQYIPFADHNAMLDPPTVDITGRMLEMLAQYGFTRDDKRVEKAIQFVLKEQSPDGSWFGRWGVNYLYGTFLVLRGLEAIGMWSHEPCILQATEWIRMMQNSDGGWGETCGTYDDELQKGIGPSTPSQTAWALLGLLAGGDSRSDSVAKGVRWLIDRQHEDGSWDELVPGRNGESYYTGTGFPRVFYLGYHLYKQYFPLLALTTYKRAMERETA, encoded by the coding sequence ATGAGCACATTACCACGCAATCCGCAGACGGCAACCAAGTCGGCACAGCCCCGCTATGGCCGGATGGATCTTGGCTTGGAGCATGTTGCCAGCGGGATCGCACGCGCGAAAGATTGGCTGCTTGGCAAGCAGCATCCGGATGGCTATTGGTGCGGCGAGCTCGAAGCAGACGTAATGCTCGAAGCGGACTACATCTTCATGCATACGCTGCTTGGAACAGGAGACGCCGGCAAGATGCAGCGCGCCCTGAACGAAATTCTTCGGCACCAGAATGAAGACGGCGGCTGGAGCCAGTTTCCCGGTGGCCCCTCAAATATCAACTACGGCGTAAAGAGCTACCTCGCGTTGAAGTTGATGGGCTGGTCGGCCGAGCACCCACTCCTCGTCAAAGCACGTGAATGGATTCTCGCGAACGGCGGCGTCGTGGAGTGCAATACTTTCACGAAGATCTACCTGTGCGCTCTGGGACAGTATGAGTACGACGCGGTCCCGGCAGTACCGCCCGAGATCGTCCTCTTCCCGAACTGGTTCTACTTCAATATCTACGAGATCTCCTCGTGGTCTCGTGGAATTCTGGTGCCGCTGTCGATCATCTATGCGAACAAGCCGTTCAAAAAAATCGCCCCAGAGCAGGGAATTGACGAGCTGTTTGTCGGTGGCCGCGCCAACGCGAACCTTCATCTGCGATGGGACAAGAAGCGTCTCTTTGGCTGGCGCAACTTCTTCCTTGCCCTCGACCGGCTGATGCACTGGGCCGAGCGAATTCACATTCGCCCACTCCGCAAGATTGCAATCAAAAAAGCCGAAAAGTGGATGCTTGCGCGGTTTGAAAAATCTGACGGTCTCGGCGCAATCTATCCGGCCATGTTGAACTCCATCGTAGCGATGCGCGTTCTGGGATACTCCCTGGACGATCCGCAGATGATCCGTGCTATGGATGAGTTCGAGAAGCTTGGAATTGACTGCCCGGAAGGCGAGCCGGAGTACCCGACACCAACCTTCCGTATGCAACCATGCTTCCCGCCGGTATGGGATACGGCTCAGGTCGTTTCAGCCCTCGGTGAAGCAGGTCTCTCGAAGACGGACCCGCGGCTTTTGAAGGCGGCCGACTGGCTACTCTCCAAAGAGGTTCGTCATAAAGGTGACTGGGCCGAAAAGGTTAAAAATGTTGAGCCTGGCGGCTGGTACTTCGAGTTTAACAATGAGTTTTACCCGGATGTCGATGATACCGGAGAGGTTCTGCTGGCATTGAACTGCGTCGACAACCCTCGCGAGCGGTATCAGCACGAAGTATGCCAGCGTGCTTTGAACTGGATCTGGGCGATGCAGTGCAAGAACGGCGGATGGGCGGCGTTCGACAAGGACAATACCAAAACGATCTTCCAGTACATCCCCTTCGCCGACCACAACGCGATGCTGGACCCACCGACGGTCGACATCACCGGACGCATGCTGGAGATGCTGGCGCAGTACGGCTTCACCCGGGACGACAAGCGCGTCGAGAAAGCGATCCAGTTCGTTCTGAAGGAGCAGTCGCCGGACGGAAGCTGGTTTGGCCGCTGGGGTGTGAACTACCTGTACGGAACCTTCCTGGTTCTGCGTGGCCTGGAGGCCATCGGGATGTGGAGTCATGAGCCCTGCATCCTGCAAGCGACGGAGTGGATTCGCATGATGCAGAACTCCGACGGCGGCTGGGGCGAGACTTGCGGCACCTACGACGATGAGCTACAGAAGGGCATCGGCCCAAGCACGCCATCGCAGACGGCATGGGCGCTCCTTGGGCTGCTGGCTGGCGGAGACAGTCGGTCGGACTCCGTAGCGAAGGGCGTGCGTTGGCTCATCGATCGCCAACACGAGGATGGAAGCTGGGACGAATTAGTTCCAGGACGTAACGGCGAAAGCTACTACACGGGAACAGGCTTCCCGCGCGTGTTTTATCTCGGTTACCACTTATATAAGCAGTACTTCCCCTTGCTTGCTCTGACAACCTACAAGCGAGCGATGGAACGGGAAACGGCATAA
- the hpnH gene encoding adenosyl-hopene transferase HpnH, producing the protein MAVPVSQAWTVATYVLKQKLMGRKKYPLVLMLEPLFRCNLACAGCGKIQYPAHILKAELSPEECFKAVEECGTPMVSIPGGEPLLHPKMPEIVAGLVARKKYVYMCTNALLLKEKLHLFKPSKYLSFSVHVDGQREHHDFSVCREGGYDIAMEGVRAAVAAGFRVTTNTTLFDGADPNSVRAHFDEMMAAGVESMMVSPGYTYDKAPDQNHFLGKARSRRMFRAILSNRKKSWEFNTHPLFSEFLMGKQNFECTPWGMPTFSIFGWQKPCYLLQDGYADTFKELLETVEWQNYGAKSGNPQCANCMVHSGHEASAVDYAFSSLKGFMMTARKFMFPPTYEDADAQKLLNEWPKKSHGPLVQIAAPATTHNAAELQQVSGD; encoded by the coding sequence ATGGCTGTACCAGTCTCGCAAGCGTGGACCGTAGCGACATACGTTTTGAAGCAAAAGCTGATGGGCCGGAAGAAGTATCCTCTGGTGCTGATGCTTGAGCCCCTCTTCCGCTGCAACCTGGCATGTGCCGGCTGCGGGAAGATTCAATACCCTGCGCACATCCTCAAGGCAGAGCTCAGCCCTGAGGAGTGCTTCAAGGCAGTCGAAGAATGCGGAACGCCGATGGTGTCGATTCCAGGCGGCGAGCCTCTGCTGCATCCCAAGATGCCGGAGATCGTTGCAGGTCTCGTTGCGCGGAAGAAGTATGTGTACATGTGCACAAACGCGCTTCTCTTGAAGGAGAAGCTGCACCTGTTCAAGCCCAGCAAGTATCTGTCATTCTCAGTGCATGTGGATGGTCAGCGCGAGCATCATGACTTCTCTGTCTGCCGCGAGGGTGGCTACGACATTGCGATGGAGGGTGTGCGTGCTGCCGTGGCCGCGGGCTTCCGTGTAACGACCAATACGACGCTGTTCGACGGAGCCGACCCGAACTCAGTGCGGGCGCACTTTGACGAAATGATGGCGGCGGGAGTGGAGAGCATGATGGTCTCGCCTGGCTACACCTACGATAAAGCCCCTGACCAGAACCACTTTTTGGGTAAGGCGAGATCGCGCAGAATGTTTCGGGCGATTCTTTCGAACCGTAAAAAATCCTGGGAGTTCAATACCCATCCGCTCTTCTCAGAGTTTTTGATGGGGAAACAGAACTTCGAATGCACACCCTGGGGGATGCCCACCTTTTCGATCTTCGGCTGGCAGAAGCCATGCTATCTGTTGCAGGACGGATACGCTGACACCTTCAAGGAACTGCTGGAGACGGTAGAGTGGCAGAACTATGGCGCAAAGAGCGGGAACCCGCAGTGCGCGAATTGCATGGTGCACTCTGGACATGAAGCTTCCGCCGTCGACTATGCCTTCAGCTCGCTGAAGGGCTTCATGATGACCGCAAGGAAATTCATGTTCCCCCCGACATATGAAGATGCAGATGCACAGAAACTGCTAAACGAGTGGCCGAAAAAGAGCCATGGACCACTTGTGCAGATCGCTGCCCCTGCAACAACACATAACGCAGCAGAGCTACAGCAGGTTTCGGGAGACTAA